From a region of the Thiomicrorhabdus sp. genome:
- a CDS encoding rhodanese-like domain-containing protein, whose product MKLSKILKLLAISLAVIGLNVHAAEQENLRIMSEAAGDTSFTTKVNGKEYVITRQMTKCAKNKGWLQPLIPVEGVHPITEIELLKSMNDPDYILLDMRVQDNYVEGTIPGAKNIPYTEVAMRLNEMGCEKTDGKWNCANAKKIVAFCNGPVCPQSPIAIKASVREGFPASNFYYYRGGMLDWAALGFPIVEPDF is encoded by the coding sequence ATGAAGCTTTCAAAAATTCTGAAATTACTAGCGATTTCACTGGCCGTTATTGGGTTAAATGTGCATGCTGCTGAACAAGAAAACTTACGAATTATGAGTGAAGCAGCGGGCGATACTTCTTTTACCACTAAAGTAAATGGCAAAGAGTATGTGATTACTCGTCAAATGACAAAATGTGCCAAAAACAAAGGCTGGTTACAACCGCTTATTCCTGTCGAGGGCGTTCATCCGATTACAGAAATTGAACTGCTTAAAAGCATGAATGATCCGGACTATATTTTGTTAGATATGCGTGTACAAGACAACTACGTTGAAGGCACGATTCCTGGAGCAAAAAATATTCCTTACACCGAAGTTGCTATGCGTTTAAATGAAATGGGATGTGAAAAAACAGATGGTAAATGGAACTGTGCAAATGCCAAAAAAATTGTGGCTTTTTGTAATGGTCCGGTTTGTCCTCAGTCACCCATTGCTATTAAAGCCTCGGTTCGTGAAGGCTTTCCGGCGAGCAACTTTTACTACTACCGTGGTGGCATGTTAGATTGGGCTGCATTAGGTTTTCCAATTGTTGAACCAGATTTTTAA
- a CDS encoding chorismate--pyruvate lyase family protein, with translation MPLDRISKIKALMQEKKNAPNSILPQFWKPAKLIARITTSKPIQKWLIFPSSLTAKLREQCPELHVEVISEKFESPLLNEAQALGMQRNEQAWVRCVLLKCDQKNWVYARTIIPNLTPENPWYDLQNLGTKPLGEVLFELPSIERSDFEVSTNKLDYWPYLMKHLANQSLANKPGFARRSIFKQQNTPLLLTEVFLPGLVNS, from the coding sequence ATGCCTTTAGATAGAATCTCTAAAATTAAAGCCTTAATGCAAGAGAAAAAAAATGCACCCAATTCGATTTTGCCGCAATTTTGGAAACCGGCTAAACTGATTGCACGTATTACAACGTCTAAACCTATTCAAAAATGGCTAATCTTTCCTTCTTCTTTAACCGCTAAATTAAGGGAGCAGTGTCCTGAGTTACACGTAGAAGTTATTTCTGAAAAGTTTGAATCGCCTTTATTAAATGAAGCTCAGGCATTAGGCATGCAAAGAAATGAACAGGCTTGGGTAAGATGTGTATTGTTAAAGTGTGACCAAAAAAATTGGGTATATGCTCGAACTATTATCCCAAATTTAACACCTGAAAATCCGTGGTACGATTTACAAAACCTAGGAACAAAGCCCTTAGGAGAAGTATTATTTGAACTACCAAGTATTGAGCGTTCTGATTTTGAAGTCTCTACTAACAAATTAGATTATTGGCCATATTTAATGAAACACTTAGCCAATCAAAGTCTAGCCAATAAACCCGGCTTTGCAAGAAGATCTATCTTTAAACAGCAAAATACGCCTTTATTGTTAACTGAAGTATTTTTACCAGGCCTGGTAAACTCTTAA
- a CDS encoding autotransporter-associated beta strand repeat-containing protein translates to MEHTLKDSSVLHSKLKPLYWAILLVLSTGQQARAAVINYTDGEDKTGVIALTDNSTQLQVTTGTATQSGSIDDINGSFSLEKTGSGILIFSGFNNSYQGDTNITAGTLRLTGGGAISNTSETVNVSAGATLNVADSESINGFAGAGTASINAGQTLTLGSNNAGGIFSGDITGAGNLKSYGNRTFSGNNSFTGVTTVIGGILTVSATGDINESSAISIEAAGTLNIDGGGNAAIGDGVAVSNAGNFILTGSDETIGSINGAGNINLNGQTLTTGGDGTSTTLSGVISGSGGGLTKQGAGTFTLSGANTYTGATTISAGTLQASNTSALGSNSAVTVGGGSLDLTTDLSIGSLAGAGNVTLNTNTLTTGGNNTSTNYSGVLSGTGGLTKQGSGTQTLSGANTYSGGTTVNGGTLQGTTTSLQGNITNNANVTFDQSTSGTYAGVVSGTGSLTKTNTGTVTLSGANTYTGATTINAGILQASNTSALGSNSAVTVGGGSLDLTTDLSIGSLAGAGNVTLNANTLTTGGNNTSTSYSGILSGAGGLTKQGSGTQTLSGANTYTGGTTVSSGTLQGTTTSLQGNITNNANVTFDQSTSGTYAGVVSGTGGLTKTNTGTVILSGANTYSGGTTVNGGTLQGTTTSLQGNITNNANVTFDQSTSGTYAGVVSGTGGLTKTNTGTVILSGTNTYSGGTTVNGGTLQGTTTSLQGNITNNANVTFDQSTSGTYAGVVSGTGGLTKTNTGTVILSGANTYSGGTTVSGGTLQGTTTSLQGNITNNANVTFDQSTSGTYAGVVSGTGGLTKTNTGTVILSGANTYSGGTTVSGGTLQGTTTSLQGNITNNANVTFDQSTSGTYAGVVSGTGGLTKTNTGTVILSGANTYSGGTTVNGGTLQGTTTSLQGNITNNANVTFDQSTSGTYAGVLSGTGGLTKTNTGTVILSGANTYSGGTTVNGGTLQGTTTSLQGNITNNANVTFDQSTSGTYAGVVSGTGGLTKTNTGTLTLSGTNTYSGGTTVNGGTLQGTTTSLQGNITNNANVTFDQSTSGTYAGVVSGTGSLSKSNTGNLNLTGVNIYTGSTTINNGILSVNGSIANSATTVNTNGQLGGNGTVGSVTLAGGTIAPGNSIGALNVNGNVDFSGGGLYAVEVDDAGNNDVIHATGTATLTNGSVQVKPEAGSYNVSTDYTILTATGGLGGTTFGSASSDLAFLTPTLSYDANNVFLNLRRNTSDYAGVSGTINQTAVGTSLDTFFQTNSDSLDTIYNNLNTLTAKGARQAYDSLSGVQHTHSSQIALQSVNQFQGVLFDRIQGNNSLLANGGTVMLAYNDNDSMNDAGSQLLNNSVDTQRGWWLRAIGNEGKIDSTTNASGTEYKAGGIATGFDYNLTNNLTIGTALGYTSANADVEQGRLNADSYQLALYGKWHLNNDYYVSGTAGIGTQKTKASRNVTVGLSNLVAKSDYDARTANIAIEGGRKFTLNENTSITPFAGLEYAHVNRDGFTETGAGSANLKVNSDYKESLRSVIGTRIAHSWTTKQGYQIQPNAELAWVHENMDNESTLRAGFEPATNTSFTVYGPKLNRDHARVGLGLNVQFNETTSLNLGYQGEIAASDERHDVTATFRMVW, encoded by the coding sequence GTGGAACACACACTAAAAGATTCGAGCGTTCTTCACTCTAAATTAAAACCCCTTTATTGGGCGATTTTGTTAGTGCTTTCCACAGGACAGCAAGCAAGGGCTGCCGTTATCAACTATACAGATGGTGAAGATAAAACGGGTGTAATTGCTCTGACGGATAATTCAACTCAACTTCAGGTCACGACGGGGACAGCAACGCAATCTGGGAGCATCGATGACATCAATGGCTCATTTAGTCTTGAAAAGACAGGTTCGGGCATCCTTATTTTCTCTGGGTTTAATAATAGTTACCAAGGTGATACCAATATTACAGCGGGCACATTACGCTTAACTGGTGGGGGTGCTATCTCCAACACAAGCGAAACAGTCAATGTTTCAGCGGGCGCAACATTGAATGTAGCCGATAGTGAAAGTATCAACGGCTTTGCTGGTGCCGGCACCGCGTCCATTAATGCGGGGCAGACTTTAACCTTGGGTTCGAACAACGCTGGAGGTATTTTTTCGGGTGACATTACCGGCGCTGGTAATCTAAAGTCATATGGAAACCGAACCTTTTCAGGTAATAACTCATTTACTGGTGTAACCACTGTCATTGGTGGGATATTAACAGTATCGGCAACAGGCGATATTAATGAGAGTTCGGCAATATCGATTGAGGCGGCAGGTACTCTCAATATCGATGGTGGCGGTAATGCGGCAATAGGGGATGGGGTTGCGGTCAGTAATGCGGGCAATTTCATACTAACGGGCAGCGATGAAACCATCGGCTCAATTAACGGCGCGGGTAATATCAATCTCAATGGTCAAACACTGACCACCGGTGGTGATGGCACATCGACAACGTTGTCAGGTGTAATTTCAGGTTCTGGCGGTGGTTTAACAAAACAAGGTGCTGGAACCTTTACGCTTTCTGGCGCCAATACCTATACCGGTGCAACCACTATCAGTGCAGGTACCCTGCAAGCCTCCAATACCAGTGCGTTAGGTAGTAACAGTGCGGTAACGGTAGGCGGAGGTTCACTTGACCTGACAACAGACTTGAGCATTGGCTCATTAGCCGGTGCAGGTAATGTGACCCTAAATACCAATACGCTCACCACGGGGGGCAATAACACTTCAACAAACTATTCAGGCGTTTTATCGGGTACTGGCGGCCTAACCAAGCAAGGTTCGGGGACACAGACCTTATCTGGCGCTAACACCTACAGCGGCGGCACAACAGTCAACGGCGGCACACTGCAAGGTACAACGACTTCACTACAAGGCAATATCACCAATAATGCCAATGTCACATTTGATCAAAGCACATCTGGCACCTATGCGGGCGTAGTGAGTGGTACGGGGAGTTTAACCAAAACAAACACAGGTACGGTGACCTTATCTGGTGCCAATACCTATACTGGTGCAACCACCATTAATGCAGGTATTCTGCAAGCTTCCAATACCAGTGCGTTAGGTAGTAACAGTGCGGTAACGGTAGGCGGAGGTTCACTTGACCTGACAACAGACTTAAGCATTGGCTCATTAGCCGGTGCAGGTAATGTGACCTTGAATGCCAATACATTGACGACTGGCGGTAATAATACATCGACAAGTTATTCTGGTATTTTATCGGGTGCTGGTGGCCTGACCAAGCAAGGTTCGGGGACACAGACATTATCTGGTGCCAATACCTACACCGGCGGCACAACAGTCAGTAGTGGCACATTGCAAGGTACAACGACTTCACTACAAGGCAATATCACCAATAATGCTAATGTCACATTTGACCAAAGTACGTCTGGCACCTATGCGGGCGTAGTGAGTGGTACAGGTGGCTTGACCAAGACAAACACAGGCACGGTGATCTTATCTGGCGCTAACACCTACAGTGGCGGCACGACAGTCAATGGTGGCACATTGCAAGGTACAACGACTTCACTACAAGGCAATATCACCAATAATGCTAATGTCACATTTGACCAAAGTACGTCTGGCACCTATGCGGGCGTAGTGAGTGGTACAGGTGGCTTAACCAAAACAAATACTGGTACGGTAATCTTATCTGGTACTAACACCTACAGCGGCGGCACAACAGTCAATGGCGGCACATTGCAAGGTACAACGACTTCACTACAAGGCAATATCACCAATAATGCTAATGTCACATTTGACCAAAGTACGTCTGGCACCTATGCGGGCGTAGTGAGTGGTACAGGTGGCTTAACCAAAACAAATACTGGTACGGTAATCTTATCTGGCGCCAATACCTACAGTGGCGGCACGACAGTCAGTGGTGGCACATTGCAAGGTACAACGACTTCACTACAAGGCAATATCACCAATAATGCTAATGTCACATTTGACCAAAGTACGTCTGGCACCTATGCGGGCGTAGTGAGTGGTACAGGTGGCTTAACCAAAACAAATACTGGTACGGTAATCTTATCTGGCGCCAATACCTACAGTGGCGGCACGACAGTCAGTGGTGGCACATTGCAAGGTACAACGACTTCACTACAAGGCAATATCACCAATAATGCTAATGTCACATTTGACCAAAGTACGTCTGGCACCTATGCGGGCGTAGTGAGTGGTACAGGTGGCTTGACCAAGACAAACACAGGCACGGTGATCTTATCTGGCGCTAACACCTACAGTGGCGGCACAACAGTCAATGGTGGCACATTGCAAGGTACAACGACTTCACTACAAGGCAATATCACCAATAATGCTAATGTCACATTTGACCAAAGTACGTCTGGTACCTATGCGGGTGTACTAAGTGGTACAGGTGGCTTGACCAAGACAAATACAGGTACGGTGATCTTATCTGGCGCTAACACCTACAGCGGCGGCACAACAGTCAATGGCGGCACACTGCAAGGTACAACGACTTCACTACAAGGCAATATCACCAATAATGCTAATGTCACATTTGACCAAAGTACGTCTGGTACCTATGCGGGCGTAGTGAGTGGTACAGGTGGCTTGACCAAGACAAACACAGGCACGCTGACCTTATCTGGCACCAACACCTACAGCGGCGGCACAACAGTCAATGGCGGCACACTGCAAGGTACAACGACTTCACTACAAGGCAATATCACCAATAATGCTAATGTCACATTTGACCAAAGTACGTCTGGCACCTATGCGGGCGTAGTGAGTGGTACAGGAAGTTTAAGCAAATCAAATACAGGCAACCTTAATTTAACTGGCGTGAACATCTACACAGGTAGCACCACCATTAATAACGGTATTCTTTCTGTCAATGGTTCCATTGCCAACTCTGCTACCACCGTTAATACAAATGGTCAGCTAGGCGGTAATGGTACCGTGGGCAGCGTTACCTTAGCTGGCGGAACCATTGCACCAGGTAATTCTATCGGTGCCTTGAATGTAAACGGTAATGTCGATTTTTCTGGCGGAGGTCTTTATGCGGTAGAAGTGGATGATGCCGGAAATAATGATGTGATTCATGCCACTGGTACGGCAACTTTAACTAACGGAAGTGTTCAGGTTAAACCAGAAGCTGGAAGTTATAACGTCAGTACCGATTACACAATTCTTACTGCAACAGGTGGATTGGGCGGCACTACCTTTGGCAGCGCAAGTTCAGACCTAGCTTTTTTAACCCCTACTTTGTCCTACGATGCGAATAATGTCTTTCTAAATTTACGCCGTAACACCTCTGACTATGCAGGTGTTTCAGGAACCATAAACCAAACAGCCGTTGGAACATCGCTAGATACTTTCTTTCAAACTAACAGTGATAGTCTGGACACGATTTACAACAACCTAAACACACTTACGGCTAAGGGTGCAAGACAAGCTTACGATAGCTTAAGTGGTGTACAACACACTCACAGTAGTCAGATTGCTTTGCAATCTGTCAATCAATTTCAAGGTGTACTCTTTGACCGTATTCAAGGCAATAATTCATTACTCGCAAATGGCGGCACGGTGATGCTTGCTTATAATGATAATGACAGCATGAACGATGCTGGCTCGCAATTACTCAATAACTCGGTTGATACCCAACGTGGCTGGTGGTTACGTGCTATTGGCAATGAAGGCAAAATTGATAGCACCACTAATGCTTCTGGTACTGAATACAAAGCAGGCGGCATTGCCACTGGCTTTGATTATAACCTGACTAACAACCTCACTATTGGTACCGCCCTTGGCTACACCAGTGCTAATGCCGATGTTGAACAAGGGCGTTTAAATGCGGATAGTTACCAATTAGCTCTTTACGGAAAATGGCACTTAAATAACGACTATTATGTGAGCGGTACTGCTGGCATTGGTACCCAAAAAACCAAAGCCAGTCGTAACGTCACTGTTGGGCTTTCCAACCTTGTTGCTAAATCAGATTACGATGCAAGAACCGCTAATATTGCCATTGAAGGGGGGCGTAAATTTACCTTAAATGAAAACACCAGTATCACGCCTTTTGCGGGTCTTGAATACGCACACGTTAACCGTGATGGTTTTACTGAAACAGGTGCGGGTTCGGCTAATCTTAAAGTGAATAGTGATTACAAAGAATCACTGCGTTCTGTGATAGGTACTCGCATTGCCCATAGCTGGACAACCAAACAAGGTTATCAAATTCAGCCTAATGCCGAATTAGCTTGGGTGCATGAAAATATGGATAACGAATCTACTTTACGTGCTGGTTTTGAACCTGCGACCAATACGAGCTTTACAGTTTATGGCCCCAAGCTTAACCGGGATCACGCTAGAGTAGGTCTTGGCCTTAATGTTCAATTTAATGAAACGACTTCGTTAAATCTTGGTTATCAAGGTGAGATTGCGGCTTCTGATGAGAGGCATGACGTTACAGCGACGTTTAGGATGGTTTGGTAA
- a CDS encoding response regulator transcription factor: MKKINVLVVENEINLRDQMVSYLNLEGIFAVGVDTLESTNKWLSNNSPDIIVMEHNLNSDDGFTWLKRTMLPNDVSIIIASANGEVIDRVQGFELGVNAYLVKPIALEELIAIIRNLHHKKHHLNNHSSQPLWVLNKLEWTLKNKGHFDVLKLTKNEELLIKRLAQEPGKAVNKKELVLALNKTEDTYDYRCLEVLIRRLRNKIEPISGDKTKPIKTVHSIGYSFIESIDIV; the protein is encoded by the coding sequence ATGAAAAAAATAAACGTCTTAGTAGTAGAGAATGAAATTAATTTAAGAGATCAAATGGTCTCTTATCTTAATCTAGAAGGTATTTTTGCAGTAGGCGTTGATACTCTAGAAAGTACTAACAAATGGTTATCAAATAATTCCCCCGATATTATCGTGATGGAGCACAACTTAAATAGTGACGATGGCTTTACATGGTTAAAAAGAACCATGTTACCTAACGATGTTTCTATTATTATCGCCTCTGCAAATGGTGAGGTTATAGATAGAGTACAAGGCTTTGAATTAGGCGTAAACGCTTATCTGGTCAAACCGATTGCTTTAGAAGAACTCATTGCTATCATTCGCAATCTTCATCATAAAAAGCATCACTTAAATAATCACAGTTCACAGCCTTTATGGGTACTTAATAAATTAGAGTGGACCCTTAAAAATAAAGGCCATTTTGATGTATTGAAATTGACAAAGAATGAAGAGCTTTTGATTAAACGTTTGGCACAGGAGCCAGGGAAAGCGGTGAATAAAAAAGAACTGGTTTTAGCACTTAACAAAACAGAAGATACTTATGATTATCGATGTTTAGAGGTTTTAATTCGTCGCCTAAGGAATAAAATTGAACCTATATCTGGAGATAAAACTAAGCCTATTAAAACGGTTCATTCAATAGGCTACTCTTTCATTGAGTCGATTGATATTGTCTAG
- a CDS encoding helix-turn-helix domain-containing protein, translating into MVFALETQFSSTIIQDPDVQASMQSWIEMECYQLSRGNQLAQMDCLDLGGQQLVRESQTTSVQKLGCTPANLCTISYCTPDPKSRFSEYGMVNDEAVFFMPENTEFDIYVPAGAQTSYVSLNQDDFLNGAQALNPEKWDKAPQELLIMNSTKQQSIKEVMNRWLCISEMNHVKNLPVCPNLMNRMLLQDILQATTNFDVGHARPTIMERKRAFNLCQKVRAFIDENLASDMVPTIVDICNAIGISERTLQYAFRCYVDMPPLAYLRLCRLHRVREKLKVSDPQSRTVTAIAMQYGFLHLGRFATEYRQLFNELPSKTLAT; encoded by the coding sequence ATGGTTTTTGCTTTAGAGACTCAATTTAGTTCAACGATTATTCAAGATCCTGATGTTCAGGCTTCGATGCAATCTTGGATTGAAATGGAGTGTTACCAGCTTAGTCGGGGAAATCAGCTCGCACAAATGGATTGCCTTGACTTAGGCGGGCAACAGCTTGTACGAGAAAGCCAAACGACTTCCGTTCAAAAGTTAGGTTGTACACCTGCTAACCTATGTACCATCTCATATTGTACTCCCGACCCTAAATCTCGATTCTCAGAATACGGAATGGTTAATGATGAAGCGGTATTTTTTATGCCTGAAAATACTGAATTTGATATTTATGTGCCAGCCGGAGCACAAACATCTTATGTCTCTTTAAACCAGGATGATTTTTTAAATGGGGCTCAAGCTTTAAATCCTGAAAAATGGGATAAAGCACCACAGGAGTTGCTTATTATGAATTCCACAAAGCAGCAATCGATAAAAGAGGTAATGAATAGATGGCTTTGCATAAGTGAGATGAATCATGTAAAAAACTTGCCTGTATGTCCGAATCTGATGAATCGTATGCTCTTGCAAGATATATTGCAGGCTACAACTAACTTTGATGTTGGTCATGCTAGACCAACGATTATGGAGAGAAAACGGGCATTTAATCTTTGTCAAAAGGTGCGTGCTTTTATTGATGAGAATCTTGCTTCCGATATGGTACCAACCATTGTAGACATCTGTAATGCCATTGGCATTTCTGAACGAACTTTACAATATGCATTCAGGTGTTATGTTGATATGCCCCCTCTCGCTTATCTTCGTTTGTGTCGTCTTCATCGTGTTCGAGAAAAACTTAAAGTGTCAGATCCTCAAAGCAGAACTGTCACAGCTATTGCCATGCAATATGGTTTTTTACATCTCGGTCGGTTTGCAACCGAGTATCGTCAGTTATTTAACGAACTTCCCTCCAAAACCCTAGCTACCTAA
- the ubiA gene encoding 4-hydroxybenzoate octaprenyltransferase, translated as MSKLHSYISLTRLNRPVGIYLVLWPALWALWLASGGMPSIYLLFVFVFGAILMRSAGCVINDFADRNFDGHVERTCNRPLASGEISANAALLFFAVLCLIAFGLVLTLNSLTVYLSFGAVFLAALYPFMKRHTYWPQAFLGAAFAWAIPMAFAAVQNEVPWQVWPIFAATMVWSLIYDTAYAVGDMKDDLKIGVKSTAILFADKLVPITAFFQLIMLLLLVWVGVLFGLGFIFFTGLVIVAVWFIYDLKRLAKGDDKLAFKVFIQNHWIGVIVLLSIALDLAYTNSN; from the coding sequence ATGAGTAAACTCCATTCCTACATTTCTTTAACCCGATTAAATCGCCCAGTAGGCATCTATTTGGTTTTATGGCCCGCTTTATGGGCTCTTTGGTTGGCTTCTGGCGGAATGCCTTCAATATACTTATTGTTTGTTTTTGTTTTTGGAGCGATTTTAATGCGTTCGGCCGGTTGTGTAATTAATGACTTTGCCGACCGTAATTTTGATGGCCACGTGGAACGTACTTGTAATCGACCACTTGCCTCTGGCGAAATCTCAGCCAATGCGGCACTGCTGTTTTTTGCCGTGTTGTGTTTAATTGCCTTTGGGCTAGTGTTAACACTCAATAGCCTTACCGTTTATCTCTCTTTTGGAGCGGTTTTTTTAGCCGCTTTATACCCCTTTATGAAACGTCATACCTATTGGCCACAAGCTTTTTTAGGTGCGGCGTTTGCCTGGGCAATACCAATGGCATTTGCCGCAGTTCAAAATGAGGTTCCTTGGCAAGTTTGGCCAATTTTTGCCGCCACCATGGTTTGGTCACTCATTTATGACACCGCTTATGCCGTGGGTGATATGAAAGACGATTTAAAAATCGGAGTAAAATCCACCGCTATTCTATTTGCCGACAAACTGGTGCCAATAACCGCATTTTTTCAGCTAATCATGTTGTTATTATTGGTATGGGTTGGAGTGTTATTTGGCCTTGGTTTTATATTTTTTACAGGCCTGGTCATTGTTGCAGTATGGTTTATCTATGATTTAAAACGACTTGCAAAGGGTGATGATAAACTCGCCTTTAAAGTCTTTATTCAAAACCACTGGATTGGGGTGATTGTATTGTTGAGTATCGCTTTGGATTTAGCCTACACAAATTCAAATTAA
- a CDS encoding methyl-accepting chemotaxis protein, with the protein MISFDFSKPSILRNMFLAFMSFGFLMGVIFPIFANLFVEWKEGMLVWFILSCIIAGISIGLINFWLLNKMLLRRLQRIGEVANAISNNDVSHKCSLESYDFIGDMASSFNLMSQNLRTMIERILDVSQQLSSASTDMVSVTQTTQSGVEKQKSDTYNVAQAVETMNRAVEEMSNHAQGALNSVDEANRATEKGNIVVNDTVESISALAQQVQEAANVIKSLEQDSDTIGSILDVIKDIAEQTNLLALNAAIEAARAGEHGRGFAVVADEVRILASKTQESTTKIESTIVQLQEAAREAVDVMTLGSNKATLSVKQVNEAGLSLKMIETAISNIHKMNSQIFQASDNQTKQAELVDSNVKQISDVAINVSQGAEQTFQSCTHVGDLSNQLSNLIGQFKTK; encoded by the coding sequence ATGATTTCATTTGATTTTAGTAAACCCAGTATTTTAAGAAATATGTTTCTCGCCTTTATGAGTTTTGGCTTTTTAATGGGGGTGATCTTTCCGATTTTTGCCAATCTTTTTGTTGAGTGGAAAGAGGGCATGTTGGTTTGGTTTATTCTATCGTGCATTATTGCCGGGATTAGTATTGGCTTAATAAACTTTTGGTTACTCAATAAAATGTTATTACGCCGTTTGCAACGTATTGGTGAAGTAGCCAATGCCATCAGTAATAACGATGTTTCGCACAAATGTAGTCTGGAAAGTTATGATTTTATAGGTGATATGGCTTCTAGTTTTAACCTAATGTCTCAAAATTTACGCACAATGATTGAACGTATTTTAGATGTTTCTCAGCAACTTTCTTCTGCTTCAACAGATATGGTCTCGGTCACTCAAACAACTCAGAGTGGAGTGGAGAAGCAAAAATCAGATACATATAATGTCGCTCAAGCTGTTGAAACAATGAACCGTGCAGTGGAAGAGATGTCAAACCATGCTCAAGGTGCATTAAATTCAGTTGATGAGGCAAATCGTGCCACAGAGAAAGGTAATATTGTCGTAAATGACACTGTAGAATCTATTAGTGCTCTAGCACAACAGGTTCAAGAAGCGGCCAATGTAATCAAAAGTTTAGAACAAGATAGCGATACCATTGGTAGTATTTTAGACGTTATTAAAGACATTGCAGAGCAAACCAATTTACTCGCCTTAAATGCCGCAATTGAAGCTGCTAGAGCGGGCGAGCATGGTCGTGGGTTTGCTGTTGTTGCCGACGAGGTAAGAATTTTAGCCAGTAAAACGCAAGAATCGACCACTAAAATTGAATCAACTATTGTGCAACTGCAAGAGGCCGCCAGAGAAGCGGTTGATGTTATGACGTTAGGTAGTAATAAAGCTACTTTAAGCGTTAAACAAGTGAATGAAGCGGGTTTATCATTAAAAATGATAGAAACTGCCATAAGCAATATTCATAAAATGAACTCACAAATATTTCAAGCCTCAGACAATCAGACAAAACAGGCCGAGCTAGTTGATAGCAACGTTAAGCAAATTAGTGATGTTGCAATAAACGTGTCACAAGGAGCGGAACAGACCTTTCAGTCTTGCACACATGTTGGCGATCTTTCAAATCAACTTAGTAATTTGATTGGTCAATTTAAAACTAAATAA